The bacterium genome contains the following window.
CGTGGATGATGACTATGTCCGAAAGAGAGAGGAGCTGCGACGACTCCGGGAGCGTCTTCGGGCGATCGATCGCGAGCTCGCTGAGCAGAGGGCAATTCAAGGCGACGGCACTAGCAGGGCGTCTTCTCTCTTGGCTCAAGCCAGGGACGTTGGGCTAACGACCGTTGTCGCGACTACTTGGGAAGAGCTTGTCCCGGCGCTGCGGGATGTCGGGAGCCGGCCGGTTTCCGACGCGGAGCTTGAGGCTGGCGAACCGAGCGAGTACCGGCGGCTATCCGAGGAGCGGGCGGGATTGCTGGCCGATCAGCGCGCTCTGAGCGAGGAGATCGGCTCCGCTCGTGCCTTCGGACGCGACGAAGAGGGCTTTTCGAGAGAAGCGACGGAGCAAAAGGCCAGGTTGGTCTCGATCGGGATTTTCGAAGGCTCTGAGTCAGCACATGAGTGCCCGTTGTGCATGCAGCCTCTAGGTGAAGAGGCCATTCCAAGAGTCGAGCAGGTTAGTGAGTCCCTAGCTGAAGTCTCCGCACGACTTGACTCCGTCACCCGAGGGGCACCGCAGGTCGAGCGTGCGATCGCCGAGCTGGAAACGGGGTTGAGCGGTGTGCGCGTCTCTCTAGGGGCGAATCGCGCTGCGATGGAAGCGGTTCGGGCTTCGGACGAGCGGCTGCAGCAGGCGCAGGACGAAGCTACGAGACGATCCCATGTTCTGGGCCGAGTGAGCCTGTACTTGGAAAGCCTGCCGGAACTGCCCGACACAACGGCGCTTGAGAGTCAGTCTGTCGAGCTCCGAAGCCAGTGCGAGGCGCTTGAGGAAGAACTGAGTAGCGACCGGGTAGGCGAGCGGATCGAGTCAATCACGTCGATTCTTGGGCAGCGGTTGACAGCATGGGCAAGGCATCTGGAGTTGGAGCACTCGCGGTATCCGCTCCGCCTTGACATTAAGAAACTGACGATTGTGGCGGATACCCGAAACGGACCCGTGCCTATGGCGCGAATGGGAAGCGGGGAAAACTGGGTCGGGTACCACTTGATCGCTCATCTCGGACTTCACGAGTGGTTCGCAGAGGAGGACAGACCGGTTCCGAGGTTCTTGTTCTTGGATCAACCGTCGCAGGTATATTTCCCGCCTGAGCAAGACAAGGACGGTTCGATGGAGGCTGTCCCGGACGATGATCGCGTGGCCGTCACGCGGATGTTTCGTTTCATATCCGATGTGGTCGAGGGGCTGGCTCCCCGGTTCCAGGTGATAGTTACCGAGCACGCGGATATTTCTGAGGACTGGTACCAGAAGTCAATCGTAGAGCGTTGGCGGCAGGGGAATAAGCTCGTCCCTGAGGATTGGCCTTCCGACACAGATCTAGAGAAATAGCGGGTCGAGTGCACTAATGGACCTTCGGATTGCGGATACCTTCACGGAGAGCCTTGCGAAGCTAACGGGGGAGGAGCAGAAGGCGGTAAAGACCACCGCCTTCGATCTGCAGCTCAATCCGGCGAACCCCGGGATGAAGTTTCATAGGCTCGACCGGGCGAAGGACAAGGACTTCTGGTCGGTACGGGTCAGTCGAGATATCCGGGTGATTGTCCACAAGACATCCGGAAGCCTGCTCCTGTGCTACGTGGATCACCACGACGCGGCCTATCGCTGGGCAGAGCGTCGGAAGCTCGAGCGGCACCCGAAGACTGGCGC
Protein-coding sequences here:
- a CDS encoding DUF3732 domain-containing protein; the encoded protein is MAQALKDTLPYFLGAVDDDYVRKREELRRLRERLRAIDRELAEQRAIQGDGTSRASSLLAQARDVGLTTVVATTWEELVPALRDVGSRPVSDAELEAGEPSEYRRLSEERAGLLADQRALSEEIGSARAFGRDEEGFSREATEQKARLVSIGIFEGSESAHECPLCMQPLGEEAIPRVEQVSESLAEVSARLDSVTRGAPQVERAIAELETGLSGVRVSLGANRAAMEAVRASDERLQQAQDEATRRSHVLGRVSLYLESLPELPDTTALESQSVELRSQCEALEEELSSDRVGERIESITSILGQRLTAWARHLELEHSRYPLRLDIKKLTIVADTRNGPVPMARMGSGENWVGYHLIAHLGLHEWFAEEDRPVPRFLFLDQPSQVYFPPEQDKDGSMEAVPDDDRVAVTRMFRFISDVVEGLAPRFQVIVTEHADISEDWYQKSIVERWRQGNKLVPEDWPSDTDLEK